The following coding sequences lie in one Leptospira ryugenii genomic window:
- a CDS encoding ParA family protein, whose amino-acid sequence MITIAVANQKGGEGKTTTSLNLAMGLARRNYKTLLIDMDPQANSTGIFVNPDTLDKDLAQLFQSATKLSDIIVPAYNENLWLAPSSMRLAEMETISVNSVEAPYVLRDALQEVSHFDFAIIDCPPSLSIFTVNSLVASNYVLIPLQAEKFSMDGIMGLQQTISSIKKRINPELEILGALITQLKPQTLLTKTILPVLSKYFKIFEHTISDGVAIGESHLAKKSVFDYNRTSRQSQEYEGFLEEVLRELKK is encoded by the coding sequence ATGATCACCATTGCTGTTGCGAACCAAAAAGGCGGAGAAGGAAAAACAACTACCTCTCTAAACCTAGCCATGGGTCTTGCCCGCAGAAACTACAAGACCCTTCTCATCGACATGGATCCACAGGCGAATTCTACTGGAATTTTTGTGAATCCTGACACTCTTGACAAAGACCTTGCGCAACTGTTCCAAAGTGCTACCAAACTTTCGGACATCATTGTGCCGGCGTATAACGAGAATTTGTGGCTAGCTCCGTCTAGCATGCGTTTGGCGGAAATGGAAACCATTTCTGTGAATTCAGTGGAGGCACCCTATGTATTGAGGGATGCGCTCCAAGAAGTTTCACATTTTGACTTCGCCATCATTGATTGCCCCCCTTCTCTTTCGATTTTTACGGTAAACAGCTTGGTTGCCTCAAATTACGTGCTCATCCCGCTGCAGGCAGAAAAATTTTCGATGGATGGGATTATGGGTTTGCAACAAACCATCTCTTCTATTAAAAAAAGGATCAATCCGGAATTGGAGATCCTTGGGGCCCTCATCACACAATTAAAGCCACAAACACTTTTGACCAAAACCATTCTGCCAGTCTTAAGTAAGTACTTTAAAATATTTGAGCATACCATTTCAGATGGAGTCGCTATAGGTGAGAGCCATCTGGCAAAGAAATCCGTTTTTGATTACAACCGAACTTCCCGGCAATCACAAGAGTATGAAGGTTTTTTAGAGGAGGTCTTACGTGAGCTTAAAAAGTAA
- a CDS encoding helix-turn-helix domain-containing protein, with amino-acid sequence MLELSDIRQVKNEKKVCGGNLSDIRHSNRYVLDKVIKFKHFSSMPSAFKQAFFSEEKGQDWLQNSLGASWEELCTACGFLSGVVVLRSEEEQSFSEVAAFGYGEEGFYYPFMASSGEAIAKLKSEPFPLSFSGSMYDLFHPEAEALALGIYGQENKGFIGFLLVEAKEIQSFAPYILRLFAEKISYEMLQPDSPIAAKSVERAPSSEPLLVPYLPDLEQCIHTFQTQKMITLYGEKGTGKRTLAKWIHESRVPGSAFLLVSSVPEHFGKFEKALIQWAAEVGGGSLAFVDASHWSLGQQKILLDWRNENPEPGLFFLEHPPFEKPEGLATFRQFLESNLSLLPSVSTYRSQEVSQIVGLFFAELAKAQNRPGLSLDPKVIVEMAKRSWPGNWQDIKNSLLLGILNCTSKEVSLQDVFSGKNQLQLGVPDSEDLDLRMAIQALERQKILNAKRIFSGNQIRMAKALGISRGALQNKMKQLDLL; translated from the coding sequence ATGCTTGAATTGTCGGACATCCGACAGGTCAAAAATGAGAAAAAAGTTTGTGGGGGAAATCTGTCGGACATCCGACATTCAAATCGGTACGTACTTGACAAAGTGATTAAATTTAAACATTTTTCTTCTATGCCAAGCGCATTCAAGCAGGCCTTCTTTTCGGAAGAAAAGGGACAAGATTGGTTGCAAAACTCTCTCGGAGCGAGTTGGGAAGAGCTATGTACAGCCTGCGGATTTTTGTCAGGAGTCGTCGTGCTCCGTTCTGAGGAGGAGCAGTCCTTTTCTGAGGTCGCGGCCTTTGGATACGGTGAAGAAGGGTTTTATTATCCGTTCATGGCATCCTCAGGGGAGGCAATTGCCAAACTAAAAAGTGAGCCATTCCCGCTCTCTTTTTCCGGTTCTATGTATGATCTTTTCCATCCCGAAGCAGAGGCATTAGCCCTTGGCATCTATGGCCAAGAGAACAAGGGATTTATAGGATTTCTTCTGGTTGAGGCTAAGGAAATCCAAAGTTTTGCTCCGTACATCTTAAGGTTATTTGCGGAAAAAATTTCCTATGAAATGCTGCAACCTGACTCTCCCATAGCCGCCAAATCTGTAGAGCGTGCCCCTTCCTCCGAGCCCTTACTTGTTCCTTATTTACCTGACTTAGAACAGTGCATCCATACATTCCAAACCCAAAAGATGATCACTCTTTATGGAGAAAAAGGTACGGGCAAACGAACTCTCGCCAAGTGGATCCATGAGTCTCGCGTTCCGGGCAGTGCCTTCTTACTTGTCTCCTCCGTTCCCGAACACTTCGGAAAGTTTGAAAAGGCTCTTATCCAATGGGCGGCTGAGGTAGGAGGGGGGAGTCTCGCCTTTGTAGATGCAAGCCACTGGAGCCTCGGCCAACAAAAAATCCTCTTGGATTGGCGGAACGAGAACCCAGAACCAGGCCTGTTTTTTTTGGAGCACCCTCCCTTTGAAAAGCCTGAAGGCCTAGCCACTTTCCGGCAATTTCTAGAATCAAATTTATCATTGCTCCCATCGGTTTCTACCTACCGATCCCAGGAAGTTAGCCAGATAGTGGGGCTCTTCTTTGCGGAATTAGCAAAGGCGCAAAACCGTCCTGGTTTGTCTTTGGACCCAAAGGTAATTGTGGAGATGGCAAAGCGTTCATGGCCTGGAAACTGGCAAGACATCAAAAATAGCCTTCTTCTCGGAATCTTAAATTGTACTTCGAAGGAAGTTTCTCTCCAGGACGTTTTTTCCGGGAAAAACCAGCTCCAGCTCGGGGTTCCGGATTCAGAAGATTTAGACTTGCGGATGGCAATCCAAGCCTTAGAAAGGCAGAAGATCTTAAATGCAAAACGGATTTTCTCCGGAAACCAAATCCGTATGGCCAAAGCACTTGGGATTTCTAGGGGCGCATTGCAAAACAAAATGAAGCAGTTGGATCTTTTATAG
- a CDS encoding helix-turn-helix domain-containing protein, translating into MSDYHPYIRFMSDIIDSGVWAELSSAAKTLYPVLLKFSDSKFKPVWPGTETLLRLTGFKTKKSIVQAKKELVHAGLLFQVPGSGKVATRYHFSFHYPGSKITPLRDTQIHQREGQASSPAGDNHAKEGVTNGNPNHINITISNHNQSATERPEEKKTLPATLESLLELFGNEMVLAACTRANALGLGQDWEYIKSLCKEQVRNSQKMPNSKQENPEHETGVHQASWRGFLDWASQNLSAKTWRELDSLDVQIDGKVLLIASSLNAFHRQIIEKYFNERAKPPLLVVFGEREEPARISEIR; encoded by the coding sequence ATGAGCGACTACCATCCCTATATACGCTTTATGAGCGACATCATTGACTCAGGTGTCTGGGCAGAGCTTTCTTCTGCTGCCAAGACACTCTACCCGGTGCTACTCAAATTTAGCGATTCTAAATTCAAGCCCGTCTGGCCAGGGACAGAAACCCTACTTAGGCTTACCGGGTTTAAAACTAAAAAATCAATCGTCCAGGCGAAAAAGGAATTGGTCCATGCGGGCTTACTATTCCAGGTCCCAGGCAGCGGAAAAGTGGCAACCCGGTATCATTTTTCTTTCCACTACCCGGGTTCCAAAATTACCCCCCTCCGGGATACACAAATACACCAGAGAGAGGGACAGGCATCCTCCCCGGCGGGAGACAATCATGCCAAGGAGGGGGTTACAAATGGAAACCCAAACCATATTAATATAACTATATCTAATCATAACCAAAGCGCTACCGAGAGGCCGGAAGAGAAAAAAACACTTCCTGCAACACTCGAATCTTTACTTGAATTATTTGGAAACGAAATGGTTCTCGCGGCTTGCACAAGAGCGAATGCCTTGGGCCTCGGACAGGATTGGGAATACATCAAGAGCCTCTGCAAAGAACAAGTGCGAAACTCTCAAAAAATGCCCAACTCTAAGCAAGAAAATCCTGAGCATGAGACAGGTGTCCACCAGGCTTCCTGGCGCGGTTTTTTAGACTGGGCCTCCCAAAACCTGTCAGCCAAGACTTGGCGCGAACTAGATTCCTTGGACGTACAAATCGATGGTAAGGTCTTGCTCATTGCCAGCTCCTTAAATGCCTTCCATCGGCAAATCATAGAAAAATACTTCAATGAGAGAGCGAAGCCTCCCCTACTGGTGGTTTTCGGTGAGAGAGAGGAGCCTGCTCGCATTTCGGAAATTCGATAG
- a CDS encoding ParB/RepB/Spo0J family partition protein codes for MSLKSKRLGSLADIYQSENLDGTIRSIRIDKIEPSEHQPRQERKKAIEELASSLKVDGLLQPIVVSKGKTDGYYRIIAGERRYHAAKSLGWAEIECKILNRPEKEVYKLAVIENLQRENLSAYEEVDALLFLKQTYQYSDADLGDLFGKSRNYMSEVLSIAAMSKEDLNLCKKANIQNKNLLVQAAQAAKNGSLPPFLEMVENGSLRTVRDAKDFNKKSKEKPSLAERRIGSSYKLKRQGNQISISSEDEILLGEILKFLRKELPRKFGDLQNN; via the coding sequence GTGAGCTTAAAAAGTAAACGACTTGGGTCCTTGGCTGACATCTACCAATCCGAAAATTTGGATGGTACGATCCGCTCGATTCGCATCGATAAAATTGAACCCTCAGAACACCAACCGAGACAAGAAAGAAAAAAAGCAATCGAAGAGCTTGCCTCTTCCCTGAAGGTTGATGGTCTTTTGCAACCTATCGTCGTCTCCAAAGGAAAAACCGACGGCTATTACCGAATCATTGCAGGTGAACGTCGCTACCATGCTGCCAAATCCTTGGGCTGGGCAGAAATTGAATGTAAAATTTTAAATCGTCCAGAAAAGGAGGTCTACAAACTTGCAGTCATAGAAAACCTACAAAGAGAAAACCTGTCTGCCTATGAAGAAGTAGATGCCCTCCTCTTCTTAAAACAAACTTACCAATATTCTGATGCCGACCTGGGAGACCTATTCGGCAAAAGTAGAAATTATATGTCAGAAGTCCTTTCCATAGCAGCCATGTCAAAAGAAGACTTAAACCTGTGCAAAAAGGCCAATATCCAAAACAAAAACCTACTCGTCCAGGCAGCTCAAGCAGCGAAAAATGGCAGTTTGCCTCCCTTTTTGGAGATGGTAGAAAACGGTAGCTTGCGTACGGTTCGAGATGCAAAGGACTTCAACAAAAAGAGTAAAGAAAAGCCCTCGCTCGCAGAGCGAAGAATAGGCTCATCCTACAAACTCAAAAGACAAGGTAACCAAATTTCCATTTCGTCTGAGGATGAAATCTTACTTGGGGAAATTTTGAAATTCTTACGAAAGGAGCTTCCCAGAAAATTCGGGGATCTGCAGAACAACTAA